A stretch of DNA from Oryza brachyantha chromosome 4, ObraRS2, whole genome shotgun sequence:
GATAAACTAATTCAATGGAGCGAGTATTTCAGGAATGGTggattggggggggggggggggggggaggaaaCCGGGAATAAAATGTGAGCCCCATATTTGATTTGTTCGCTGTTTCTCGCACGGTCTCCACGTCGCGTGCGCATCCGCAACTCATCTCGGCACCACCCACCCCACGCCCACGGCCGCCGGGACGGGAGAAATCGTATTCAGCAATTCTAGTCGCCGCTCTCTGACTCATCTCCGCTCTCAGTTCCCGAGCCAAGTTACcccatggccgccgcggcgttcgcctcctctcctttcGCGCTGGTCTCCTTCCGCAGCCGCCGGGATGGCCGCCTGAGCCTGTCGCCTCCCCCTcggcgccccgccgccgggcgCTGCAGGGCCTCGGCGCCGACGTTCCAGGGGGGGCCCGCCGCCAGCTACGCCCGCGAGATGGAGCGCCTCTCCGCCAAGGAGTCCCTTCTCCTCGCCGTGAGCTCCTCTCCCTCTGGTCTTTTCAATCCCTCTCGTACTGCTTTGGAATCTGCTAGTACTTGTTCACGCGAAATTATCGATATTGTTTCCTCTTCTCCGCAAGTGCTCTAGCAAAGCTAGCAACTAGCAACATGATTGATTAATGTGTACGACGTACAAGTATCGGTTCATGCATTTACTTATCTCATTTCATTGCCGTGTCAAATTGAAGACGCCTCGATCAATTCAGCAACTTGCTAATTTACATCAGGCGTTCAGCGTTCAAGCGTCATGGCATAAGTGCCAACAAGCTTCTCTTCAGGGAAGAGGAAAAGGGTGCAGAAGTACCGACaattagttatgaaaaaaCACTCAACTAATGAAAACTTCAATTCCACAGACCCACCAATGAGTACAGAACTACAGATACATAGACTTCGCTACATGTATTGAATCACGCATTCTCAACATTTCAAAGAAGAGCCGTGCATTCTCGAATTTTCTAAGAAGAGTTTTCCAATATCAGTCTGTAATTTACCGTTTGCGTCAAGTTAATTTCTCAACTACGATTTGTAATAACAAATTTCAGTTCAGAGACGCTGGAGGATTTGAATCCTTGGTTAGTGGAAAAGCCACGGAGATGCAGAAAATTGATGTCAATGAGCGGATTGTTGGACTCGAGCGTCTAAACCCCACTCCACGCCCCACAACGTAAGTGTTCAGCTCAGAAGATTTATCATGTTTGTAGTTTGATGACCAATCTTTTGGTTGCATATAGTTATTTCTTTACAGGAGAACTTCCATAATTTCTCAAAGAATTTGTTGTATGAACAACAATAAATTCAGTATCATCTGTTGAACTTCACAGATCTCCCTTCCTGGAAGGTCGATGGAACTTTGAATGGTTTGGTGACAGCAGTCCTGGAGCATTGGCAGCCCGCCTTCTGTTTGAGTATGTCCTATTGCTGGATGCAATTGATATTCTCAAATTGAAATTTACTTACTTTTTGAAACTAAGTCACcaattacttattttttctgAATATGAATTCTGTAAACCATTTccgtatattaaaaaaatgaacactGTAGTTTGTATAATTGTCTTATGGCATGATGATCAAAATGGATAATTCTATGTTGATCTTCCTCTAACATCAAGATGTAACCACATAGCATATATCCTTTATTTGTAGGAGGTCACCTACAACTGTTGCACACTTTACAGGACTTGATGTCCTAATCAAGGATGGATACTCCAAAATTTCTTCCAACGTGAAGTTCTTAAATACGGTAATTTCAAAAGATGAAGcaatttaaatacaaaaaatacacattttacag
This window harbors:
- the LOC102722491 gene encoding probable plastid-lipid-associated protein 13, chloroplastic, which codes for MAAAAFASSPFALVSFRSRRDGRLSLSPPPRRPAAGRCRASAPTFQGGPAASYAREMERLSAKESLLLAFRDAGGFESLVSGKATEMQKIDVNERIVGLERLNPTPRPTTSPFLEGRWNFEWFGDSSPGALAARLLFERSPTTVAHFTGLDVLIKDGYSKISSNVKFLNTVQSKFLLTTQLSVEGPIRMKEEYVEGLIEIPRIREETLPDQLKGFIGQTAGALEQLPAPIRDAVSEGIKLPLNGMFQRIFMISYLDEEILIIRDASGAPDVLTRLEGPQPNSIDGTSDAVLSEYES